From the Lathyrus oleraceus cultivar Zhongwan6 chromosome 4, CAAS_Psat_ZW6_1.0, whole genome shotgun sequence genome, one window contains:
- the LOC127076041 gene encoding mediator of RNA polymerase II transcription subunit 19a, translating to MDPEGKKFGGGPRELTGAVDLIGHFKLIPHYEFFCKRPLPVSIADTHYLHNVVGDTEVRKGDGMQLDQLIQNTSFSRDTSARIQPFDLDILKEAFQLKETAPIDLPAAEKGIPTIAGKSKSEKDKEKKHKKHKDRDKDREHKKHKHRHKDRSKDRDKDKDKKKDKSGHRDSSADHSKKHHDKKRKHDGDDDVNDVHKHKKSKHKSSRIDELGAIKVAG from the exons ATGGATCCTGAAGGCAAAAAATTTGGAGGAG GACCAAGGGAGTTGACAGGCGCTGTCGATCTCATAGGCCATTTCAAATTGATACCTCACTATGAGTTTTTCTGCAAGAGGCCGCTTCCCGTGTCAATCGCGGACACGCACTATTTGCATAACGTAGTAGGAGACACTGAAGTAAGAAAAGGAGATGGGATGCAATTGGATCAACTTATTCAAAACACATCTTTCTCGAGAGATACAAGTGCTCGTATACAGCCTTTTGACTTGGACATACTTAAGGAGGCTTTTCAACTAAAGGAAACCGCTCCCATCGATTTGCCTGCT GCGGAGAAAGGAATACCAACAATTGCAGGGAAATCGAAAAGTGAGAAAGACAAAGAGAAGAAGCATAAGAAGCACAAAGATAGGGATAAGGACAGAGAGCATAAGAAGCACAAACATCGTCACAAGGACAGAAGCAAAGACAGAGACAAGGATAAGGACAAGAAGAAAGATAAAAGCGGACATCGTGATTCCAGTGCTGATCATTCAAAGAAACACCACGACAAG AAAAGGAAGCACGACGGAGATGATGATGTTAATGATGTGCACAAACACAAAAAGAGTAAG CATAAGAGCTCAAGAATTGACGAGTTAGGGGCAATAAAGGTCGCCGGCTGA